One window of the Mycobacterium xenopi genome contains the following:
- a CDS encoding dihydrodipicolinate reductase has translation MSKRVVVWGTGFVGKLVIAEIVKHPLFELVGVGVSNPAKVGRDVGDICGLAQPIGITATDDVDALIALKPDALVHYGPTAAHAEDNIALMTRFLRAGIDVCSTAMTPWVWPTMHLNPPSWIQPITEACELGESSCFTTGIDPGFANDLLPMTLMGVCSEVRKVKASELLDYTNYTGDYENEMGIGREPEFQPVLQNPDVLIFAWGATVPMIAHAAGIMLDEITTTWDTWVTPTERKTAKGVIKPGQVAAVRFTINGIYQGKTRIQLEHVNRIGHDAAPDWPRGNQDDVYQVEIDGTPSIFSETAFRFTDGSGRDAATAGCLATGMRALNAVPAVNDLPPGWVTALDLPLIAGAGTIR, from the coding sequence ATGTCCAAACGCGTCGTGGTGTGGGGTACCGGCTTCGTCGGCAAGCTGGTGATCGCCGAAATCGTCAAGCACCCGCTGTTCGAACTCGTCGGCGTCGGCGTCAGCAACCCCGCCAAGGTGGGTCGCGACGTCGGCGACATCTGCGGGCTAGCCCAACCGATCGGCATCACCGCCACCGACGACGTCGACGCGCTGATCGCACTCAAGCCCGACGCGTTGGTGCACTACGGCCCGACCGCGGCGCATGCCGAAGACAACATCGCGCTGATGACCCGGTTCCTGCGGGCGGGCATCGACGTATGCTCGACCGCGATGACGCCCTGGGTGTGGCCGACCATGCACTTGAACCCGCCCAGCTGGATCCAGCCGATCACCGAGGCGTGCGAGCTGGGCGAGTCGTCGTGTTTCACCACCGGCATCGACCCTGGTTTCGCCAACGACCTGTTGCCGATGACGCTGATGGGCGTGTGCTCGGAAGTACGCAAAGTCAAAGCTTCCGAGCTGCTCGATTACACCAACTACACCGGCGACTACGAAAACGAGATGGGCATCGGCCGCGAACCCGAATTCCAGCCGGTGCTGCAAAACCCCGACGTGCTGATCTTCGCCTGGGGCGCCACGGTCCCGATGATCGCTCACGCCGCCGGCATCATGCTCGATGAGATCACCACCACCTGGGACACGTGGGTGACTCCCACCGAGCGCAAGACGGCGAAGGGTGTCATCAAACCGGGACAGGTAGCGGCGGTCCGGTTCACCATCAACGGCATCTACCAGGGCAAGACACGCATCCAACTTGAGCACGTCAACCGTATCGGTCACGATGCCGCACCCGACTGGCCGAGGGGCAACCAGGACGACGTCTACCAAGTCGAAATCGACGGAACGCCAAGTATCTTCAGCGAAACCGCGTTCCGGTTCACCGACGGCTCAGGACGTGACGCTGCCACCGCTGGCTGCCTGGCCACCGGGATGCGGGCGCTCAACGCGGTCCCCGCGGTCAACGACTTGCCGCCGGGTTGGGTCACCGCGCTGGATCTTCCGCTGATCGCCGGCGCCGGCACCATCCGCTGA
- a CDS encoding catalase family peroxidase — MFIDGFATVFGRHPGIRPNHAKGVAVTGHFDGNGNGSELSKAAVFRPGRTPVIGRFSLSGGDPQTADAPTAARGLGLAFGFPGAQQWRTAMLNLPVFLDNSPQGCYDRLMASAVKTGTGKPDPAAMSRFLAAHPETRRAMKIVKQHPPTRGFADSTYHGLHAFYFVNESNLRTPVRWALLPMQPALPPAPGHNALFDALVRQLRSAPLRWRLMLTVGAVSDPVRDPTLPWPADRRAVDAGVLTLTSAQTEHRGNARDINFDPLILPDGIEPSDDPLLSARSAVYAASYRRRAGETAANPPAVEVDRCRHDRTRTASIQPANQNPALADGRIGIQRVVRRVRHGQFGH; from the coding sequence GTGTTTATCGACGGCTTCGCCACGGTGTTTGGCCGACATCCCGGGATCCGCCCCAACCACGCCAAGGGTGTCGCCGTAACCGGCCACTTCGACGGCAACGGCAACGGCAGCGAATTGTCCAAGGCGGCGGTGTTTAGGCCCGGGCGAACCCCGGTGATCGGTCGATTCTCGCTGAGCGGAGGGGACCCTCAGACCGCGGATGCGCCGACGGCCGCGCGCGGGCTCGGACTGGCCTTCGGTTTTCCCGGCGCGCAGCAATGGCGCACAGCCATGCTGAACCTGCCTGTGTTCCTCGACAATTCGCCACAGGGCTGCTACGACCGGTTGATGGCCTCCGCCGTCAAAACCGGCACCGGCAAACCCGATCCGGCGGCAATGTCACGGTTTTTGGCGGCCCATCCGGAAACCAGGCGTGCCATGAAGATCGTCAAGCAGCATCCGCCAACCCGGGGTTTTGCCGACAGCACCTATCACGGCCTGCATGCGTTCTACTTCGTCAACGAGTCGAACCTGCGCACACCAGTACGGTGGGCGCTGCTTCCCATGCAACCGGCGCTGCCGCCGGCGCCGGGACACAATGCCCTGTTCGACGCGTTGGTCCGCCAGCTGCGGTCGGCGCCGCTGCGCTGGCGATTGATGCTCACGGTCGGCGCCGTTTCTGATCCGGTCCGCGACCCGACGCTGCCGTGGCCGGCCGATCGCCGTGCTGTGGACGCCGGGGTGCTGACGCTGACTTCGGCGCAGACCGAACACCGCGGCAATGCACGCGATATCAACTTCGACCCGCTGATCCTGCCGGACGGCATCGAACCGTCCGATGACCCGCTGTTAAGTGCGCGGTCGGCGGTCTACGCCGCGTCCTACCGGCGCCGAGCCGGGGAAACCGCCGCGAACCCACCGGCGGTTGAGGTGGACCGGTGCCGCCATGACCGCACCCGAACCGCGTCGATACAGCCCGCTAACCAGAACCCTGCATTGGCTGACGGCCGCATTGGTATTCAGCGCGTTGTTCGTCGGGTTCGTCATGGTCAATTCGGTCACTGA
- a CDS encoding Hsp70 family protein, with product MANGERPAVGLSIGATNLAAVTAERAVTRKPVLTLYQGRSPEVGVPAENPNLTEPGLVITDFVDRVGDPAGIVAADGTTHRGETLVAEALRALAYAATGGRALPEAVAVSYPAHWAASAVEALRGALSRVAEWSRGPQPVALAPDALAALVALQANPGLPARGIIAVCDFGGSGTSLTLADAAAGYQPVAATIRYTDFSGDRTDQALLNHVVADLSAAGSFDTGGTAAIGSLARLRAQCRNAKEQLSSSTLTTLSAELPGFSGDIGLTRTELEELIRQPLDGFVAVVQETLQRNQIRLADVTAVALVGGGANIPAVTTTLPEQLRVPVVTAPRPHLAAAIGAALRAARGPAGDSRTALAPTAAAAVDPFAEATVLSDAVPESSGAPALAWSEADDDSGIMPIRTGEYPAPQDSAAFDHAQAGVEHEERPREATRPAIPWYRREAVLITGAILVVLAVGAVIVLALRHAAGGGTPAPPLPSVSTTPAPSETSAPATESPSVQTTTVTETPSTSQPSPSTESTTTPPSTQSTTTEPTTTTQSSTATTTTTTTSAPAPVGPPFPRIPGIPRLPQPGPGGPPG from the coding sequence ATGGCAAACGGAGAACGCCCGGCGGTGGGCCTGTCGATCGGCGCCACCAATCTGGCGGCGGTGACCGCCGAGCGTGCCGTGACCCGCAAGCCGGTGCTGACCCTGTATCAGGGACGTTCGCCCGAAGTGGGTGTGCCCGCGGAGAACCCGAACCTCACCGAGCCCGGCCTGGTGATCACCGACTTCGTCGACCGGGTCGGCGACCCGGCCGGGATCGTGGCAGCCGACGGCACGACGCATCGCGGTGAGACGCTGGTCGCCGAGGCGCTGCGGGCACTTGCCTACGCCGCGACCGGTGGGCGCGCGCTGCCGGAGGCGGTGGCCGTCAGCTATCCGGCGCACTGGGCGGCGTCCGCGGTGGAGGCACTGCGCGGCGCGCTGAGCCGGGTCGCCGAGTGGTCGCGCGGCCCCCAGCCGGTGGCGCTGGCCCCCGACGCGCTGGCTGCGCTGGTCGCGCTGCAGGCCAACCCTGGTCTGCCGGCCCGCGGGATCATCGCGGTGTGCGACTTCGGGGGCAGCGGCACCAGCCTGACCCTGGCCGACGCCGCCGCCGGCTACCAGCCCGTCGCCGCCACGATCCGCTACACCGACTTCTCCGGCGACCGGACCGACCAGGCCCTGCTCAATCACGTCGTCGCCGACCTGTCGGCGGCCGGTTCGTTCGACACCGGTGGCACCGCGGCGATCGGCTCGCTGGCCCGGCTGCGGGCCCAATGCCGAAACGCCAAGGAACAGCTGTCGTCGAGCACGCTGACCACGCTGTCGGCGGAACTGCCGGGATTTAGCGGTGACATCGGGCTCACCCGGACCGAACTCGAGGAGCTGATCCGCCAGCCACTGGACGGATTTGTGGCTGTAGTCCAGGAAACCTTGCAGCGCAATCAAATTCGCTTAGCTGATGTGACGGCGGTTGCGTTGGTGGGCGGCGGGGCTAATATCCCGGCGGTCACCACGACGCTGCCCGAACAGCTGCGGGTCCCGGTGGTCACCGCACCGCGGCCGCATCTAGCGGCGGCGATCGGGGCGGCACTGCGGGCAGCGCGTGGCCCGGCCGGCGACAGCCGAACCGCGCTGGCCCCGACCGCCGCCGCGGCGGTGGACCCCTTCGCCGAGGCGACGGTGCTCTCCGACGCCGTCCCGGAGTCGAGCGGCGCCCCGGCACTGGCCTGGTCGGAGGCCGACGACGATTCGGGCATCATGCCGATCCGCACCGGCGAGTACCCGGCGCCGCAAGACAGTGCGGCGTTTGACCACGCTCAGGCGGGGGTCGAGCACGAGGAACGCCCGCGTGAGGCCACCCGGCCCGCGATCCCGTGGTATCGCCGGGAGGCCGTGCTGATCACCGGCGCGATCCTGGTGGTGCTGGCAGTGGGGGCGGTGATAGTCCTCGCGTTGCGACACGCTGCCGGTGGCGGCACGCCCGCCCCGCCGCTGCCCAGCGTGAGCACGACGCCGGCGCCAAGCGAAACCTCCGCTCCCGCGACCGAAAGCCCGAGTGTTCAGACCACGACGGTGACCGAGACACCGTCGACGAGCCAGCCTTCGCCGTCAACGGAATCGACGACCACGCCGCCGTCCACGCAGTCGACGACCACCGAGCCCACCACGACGACTCAGAGCTCCACGGCCACAACCACGACCACGACGACGTCGGCTCCAGCGCCGGTCGGTCCGCCGTTCCCGAGAATCCCGGGCATTCCGCGGTTGCCGCAGCCCGGCCCCGGTGGGCCGCCCGGCTAG
- a CDS encoding SHOCT domain-containing protein has product MSVVAMVVGGVAFIATLLVNVFVLDRYNAYGEVPVPGTGNLQLPAGEVTVSFHTQILGSASGGLPVPRLGMTIIPPAGAADPVVTESYGSTTTINNDAHRRVWLARVPAEGTYTIKTSGQVGGFISPRLAFGHRSSYGSLVWVFAVLFGLGLLNLICALWWSARIRRRPQPVPTQQSGPDAAYTPGEKGVRVEQLKTLAALRDSGALTEAEFEAEKRRILDGR; this is encoded by the coding sequence ATGTCCGTTGTGGCGATGGTGGTGGGAGGCGTCGCGTTCATCGCCACGCTGCTAGTCAACGTGTTCGTGCTGGACAGGTACAACGCGTACGGCGAGGTGCCCGTCCCGGGAACGGGCAACCTGCAGCTGCCGGCCGGTGAGGTCACCGTCAGCTTCCACACCCAGATCCTCGGCAGTGCCAGCGGCGGTCTGCCGGTACCGCGGCTGGGAATGACCATCATCCCGCCGGCCGGCGCCGCCGACCCGGTGGTGACCGAAAGCTACGGCAGCACAACGACAATCAACAACGACGCCCACCGCCGGGTCTGGTTGGCGCGCGTTCCCGCAGAGGGCACCTACACCATCAAAACCAGTGGGCAGGTCGGCGGGTTCATCAGCCCGCGACTAGCATTCGGGCACCGTAGCTCTTATGGCTCATTGGTGTGGGTCTTCGCCGTGTTGTTCGGGCTGGGTCTGCTGAACCTGATTTGCGCGCTGTGGTGGTCGGCACGGATTCGGCGCCGGCCACAGCCGGTGCCGACCCAGCAATCGGGGCCGGACGCCGCATATACCCCCGGCGAAAAGGGCGTGCGCGTCGAACAGCTGAAAACGTTGGCGGCGCTGCGGGATTCAGGCGCGTTGACTGAAGCAGAGTTCGAGGCCGAGAAACGCCGGATCCTCGACGGCCGCTGA
- a CDS encoding MBL fold metallo-hydrolase — protein MTIERVVTHGTFELDGGSWEVDNNIWIVGDDSDVVVFDAAHVAEPIVQAVGGRNVVAVVCTHGHNDHVTVAPELGKALDAPVLLHPADEVLWRMTHPDKDFRAVADADTVSVAGTQLHALHTPGHSPGSVCWYAPELGAVFSGDTLFQGGPGATGRSFSDFPTILQSISSRLGTLPADTVVYTGHGDTTTVGDEIVHYDEWVARGH, from the coding sequence GTGACGATCGAGCGTGTGGTTACCCACGGCACCTTCGAACTCGACGGCGGCAGTTGGGAAGTCGACAACAACATCTGGATCGTCGGCGACGACTCCGACGTGGTGGTGTTCGACGCCGCGCACGTTGCCGAGCCGATCGTCCAGGCTGTCGGCGGCCGCAATGTGGTCGCGGTGGTATGCACGCACGGTCACAACGACCATGTGACGGTGGCCCCGGAGCTGGGCAAGGCGCTCGACGCCCCGGTGCTGCTGCATCCCGCCGACGAGGTGCTGTGGCGGATGACCCATCCGGACAAGGACTTTCGCGCGGTGGCCGATGCAGACACCGTCAGCGTCGCCGGGACGCAGCTGCACGCGTTGCACACCCCGGGCCACTCGCCCGGATCGGTTTGCTGGTACGCCCCGGAGCTGGGAGCGGTGTTCAGCGGCGACACCCTGTTCCAGGGCGGACCCGGTGCGACGGGCCGCTCGTTCTCCGACTTCCCGACCATCCTGCAGTCGATCTCGAGCCGGCTCGGCACGCTGCCTGCCGACACGGTCGTCTACACCGGCCACGGCGACACCACCACCGTCGGCGATGAGATCGTCCACTACGACGAATGGGTGGCCCGCGGTCACTAG
- a CDS encoding SDR family oxidoreductase encodes MAANLEVTVPDLSGKRAVVTGSNSGLGFGLARRLAAAGAEVVMAVRNRAKGEAAVAEIRATVPDAKLTIRNLDLSSLTSVAALAEQLNAEGRPIDILINNAGVMTPPERDTTADGFELQFGSNHLGHFALTGHLLPVLRATGTARVVSLSSIAARRGRIHFDDLQFEKSYAPMQAYGQSKLAVLMFARELDRRSREAGWGIVSNAAHPGLTKTNLQISGPSHGRSTPSVMERLYKLSWRLTPFIWQEVDEGILPVLYAAVAPQAEGGAFYGPRGCYEAFGGGVTAAKVPAQARSDADCRRLWEISEQLTGVSYSKPN; translated from the coding sequence ATGGCAGCCAACCTCGAAGTCACCGTGCCGGATCTGTCCGGAAAGCGCGCAGTCGTCACCGGCTCCAACAGCGGCCTCGGCTTCGGCCTGGCTCGCCGGCTGGCAGCGGCGGGCGCCGAGGTCGTCATGGCGGTCCGCAACCGCGCCAAGGGCGAGGCGGCGGTCGCCGAGATCCGCGCGACGGTCCCCGACGCCAAGCTAACGATCAGAAACCTCGACCTGTCGTCGCTGACTAGCGTCGCGGCGCTGGCCGAGCAGCTCAACGCCGAGGGTCGCCCGATCGACATCTTGATCAACAACGCCGGTGTGATGACACCGCCGGAACGCGACACCACCGCCGACGGGTTCGAATTGCAGTTCGGCAGCAACCATCTCGGGCATTTCGCGCTCACCGGGCATCTCCTGCCGGTGCTGCGTGCCACGGGCACCGCTCGGGTCGTCTCGTTGAGCAGCATCGCTGCCCGCCGCGGCCGCATCCACTTCGACGACTTGCAGTTCGAGAAGTCCTACGCCCCGATGCAGGCCTACGGGCAGTCGAAGCTGGCGGTGTTGATGTTCGCCCGCGAACTGGATCGCCGCAGCCGCGAGGCCGGCTGGGGCATCGTGTCCAATGCCGCGCACCCGGGCTTGACCAAAACCAACCTGCAGATCAGCGGGCCGTCGCATGGCCGGTCGACGCCGTCGGTGATGGAACGGCTGTACAAGCTGTCGTGGCGGCTGACCCCGTTTATCTGGCAAGAAGTCGACGAGGGGATCCTGCCCGTGCTCTACGCGGCAGTCGCTCCGCAGGCCGAGGGCGGCGCCTTCTATGGACCGCGCGGCTGCTATGAAGCGTTCGGCGGCGGCGTGACGGCGGCCAAAGTGCCCGCGCAGGCCCGCAGCGACGCGGACTGCCGGCGGCTGTGGGAGATCTCCGAGCAGCTCACCGGCGTCAGCTATTCGAAGCCGAACTAA
- a CDS encoding cytochrome P450, with protein MGIATRVNGTAPPEVPLADIDLGSWDFWAGDDDFRDGAFATLRREAPISFWGESVQPGFPVGAGHWALTKYDDVFYASRHPEIFSSHPNITIADQPVEVAEYFGSMIALDDPRHQRLRSIVSRAFTPKVVARTEASVRDRAQRLVAEMIARHPDGKGELVTELSGPLPLQVICDMMGIPEDDHERVFHWTNVILGFGDPDLGTDFEKFTKVSLEIGGYATALAEDRRVNPRDDLTTALVQAEVDGDRLSSAEIASFFILLVVAGNETTRNAISHGVLALTHYPEQRDKWWANFESLTHSAVEEIVRWASPVVYMRRTLTQDIERRGVRMAAGDKVTMWYCSANRDEDRFADPWTFDVARNPNPHVGFGGGGAHFCLGANLARREISVVFDELHREIPDLVAAGEPARLLSPFIHGVKSLPITWTPPSDVRVVQS; from the coding sequence ATGGGTATCGCGACCCGCGTCAACGGCACTGCGCCGCCCGAGGTGCCGTTGGCCGACATCGACCTGGGTTCGTGGGATTTCTGGGCCGGCGATGACGATTTCCGCGATGGGGCATTTGCGACGCTGCGGCGCGAGGCGCCGATCTCGTTTTGGGGCGAATCTGTGCAGCCGGGGTTCCCAGTCGGCGCTGGACACTGGGCACTGACCAAATACGACGACGTCTTCTACGCCAGCCGGCACCCAGAGATCTTCAGCTCACATCCCAATATCACGATCGCCGATCAGCCGGTCGAGGTCGCCGAGTACTTCGGTTCGATGATCGCACTCGATGATCCGCGACACCAGCGGCTGCGGTCGATCGTGAGCCGCGCCTTCACCCCTAAAGTGGTGGCTCGCACGGAGGCGTCGGTGCGAGATAGAGCGCAGCGGCTGGTCGCAGAGATGATCGCCCGGCACCCCGATGGCAAGGGTGAGCTCGTCACCGAACTTTCGGGTCCACTGCCGTTGCAGGTGATCTGCGACATGATGGGAATTCCCGAGGACGACCATGAGCGGGTCTTCCACTGGACCAACGTGATCCTCGGTTTCGGCGACCCCGACTTGGGCACCGATTTCGAGAAATTCACCAAGGTCTCATTGGAGATCGGGGGCTATGCCACCGCGCTGGCCGAAGACCGGCGGGTCAACCCCCGCGACGACCTGACAACCGCGCTGGTGCAGGCCGAAGTCGACGGTGATCGGTTGTCCTCAGCCGAGATCGCCTCATTCTTCATCCTGCTGGTGGTGGCCGGTAACGAGACAACACGCAACGCGATCAGCCACGGGGTGCTGGCGCTGACCCACTACCCCGAGCAGCGGGACAAGTGGTGGGCCAACTTCGAAAGTTTGACCCATTCAGCAGTCGAAGAGATCGTGCGGTGGGCTTCGCCGGTGGTCTACATGCGCCGCACCCTCACTCAGGACATCGAGCGCAGAGGTGTACGGATGGCAGCCGGCGACAAGGTCACCATGTGGTATTGCTCGGCCAACCGCGACGAAGACAGATTCGCCGACCCGTGGACATTCGACGTGGCCCGTAACCCGAACCCGCACGTCGGATTCGGCGGTGGCGGCGCGCATTTCTGCCTGGGCGCCAATCTGGCTCGCCGTGAGATCAGCGTCGTATTCGACGAACTGCACCGCGAGATCCCCGACCTCGTCGCGGCGGGAGAGCCTGCCCGGCTGCTCTCACCGTTCATCCACGGCGTCAAATCACTTCCCATCACCTGGACACCCCCGAGCGATGTACGCGTGGTTCAGAGTTAG
- a CDS encoding cytochrome b: MTAPEPRRYSPLTRTLHWLTAALVFSALFVGFVMVNSVTDYARLVVIHKTLGVTIFAVMLVRIVNRLTHRPPPALPSTVGTLERKLAMASELMLYALLVTQPLLGWAMLSAGGAPVVVLGSVRLPRIAPCDARLFWLLRQCHSILAYALMTVIAAHVSAIVAHTVTLRDRMLSRMTFALPSARRLGRPLRVIAGGDTKGG; this comes from the coding sequence ATGACCGCACCCGAACCGCGTCGATACAGCCCGCTAACCAGAACCCTGCATTGGCTGACGGCCGCATTGGTATTCAGCGCGTTGTTCGTCGGGTTCGTCATGGTCAATTCGGTCACTGACTACGCCCGGCTGGTCGTCATCCACAAGACGCTCGGCGTAACCATATTCGCGGTCATGTTGGTGCGTATCGTCAATCGACTGACGCATCGACCCCCGCCGGCGCTGCCGAGCACGGTCGGCACGCTGGAACGCAAGCTTGCCATGGCTTCCGAACTAATGCTGTATGCGCTGCTGGTGACCCAGCCGCTACTTGGCTGGGCGATGCTGTCCGCCGGCGGCGCACCGGTCGTCGTGCTGGGATCCGTGCGCCTTCCCCGCATCGCACCGTGTGACGCTCGGCTGTTTTGGCTACTGCGGCAGTGCCATTCGATCCTCGCCTACGCCCTGATGACTGTGATCGCCGCACACGTTTCGGCCATCGTCGCGCACACCGTGACGTTGCGCGACAGGATGCTGTCGCGGATGACGTTCGCGTTGCCTTCGGCCCGTCGCCTGGGCCGCCCGCTTAGGGTGATCGCAGGTGGCGACACGAAAGGCGGCTGA
- a CDS encoding VOC family protein yields the protein MTSHRTVFNHVGLCVADRQRSRRFYEGLLGFQFWWEAEPPDDGTDRLLQLDKPLGLHATYLVRDGFVLELLDYSRREVRAGPPRGMDHVGLTHLSLSVSDLGAVLQTVDGFGGTVVAETVSEQSAMIRDPDGQLIELLSDSWLSVLPARP from the coding sequence ATGACCAGTCACCGAACGGTTTTCAACCATGTAGGATTATGCGTCGCTGATCGCCAGCGGTCGCGCCGATTCTACGAGGGCCTGCTCGGCTTTCAGTTCTGGTGGGAAGCCGAACCCCCCGACGACGGCACCGACCGGCTTCTGCAGTTGGACAAGCCGCTTGGACTGCATGCCACCTACCTGGTTCGCGACGGTTTTGTGTTGGAACTCCTTGACTATTCGCGACGTGAAGTGCGTGCCGGGCCACCACGTGGCATGGACCACGTCGGGCTGACGCATCTATCGTTATCGGTGTCCGATCTCGGCGCGGTATTGCAGACGGTCGACGGCTTCGGCGGAACGGTGGTCGCCGAGACCGTGTCCGAGCAATCGGCGATGATCCGCGATCCGGATGGGCAGCTGATCGAATTGCTCTCGGATTCCTGGCTTTCGGTGTTGCCGGCGCGTCCTTAA
- a CDS encoding MmpS family transport accessory protein has translation MADRPLLPPSSETIRYQVNGSPGVAAYLNYAIDYTQQYQTNVPLPWTKEFTVPPGQVYVLSAQSSGTGSITCTISIDGKVVSNMTSTGTPARAACSH, from the coding sequence GTGGCCGATCGTCCGCTTCTGCCGCCGAGCAGCGAGACAATCCGCTACCAAGTCAATGGCAGTCCGGGCGTGGCCGCCTACCTCAACTACGCGATCGACTACACCCAGCAGTATCAAACGAATGTGCCCTTGCCCTGGACCAAGGAGTTCACCGTACCGCCCGGCCAGGTCTATGTTCTCAGCGCACAAAGCAGTGGGACAGGTTCGATCACCTGCACAATTTCGATCGACGGCAAAGTGGTGAGCAACATGACGTCGACCGGAACACCCGCAAGGGCTGCCTGCTCGCACTGA
- a CDS encoding serine/threonine-protein kinase PknD, with translation MQGTSFGKYRLIELLGRGGMGEVWRAYDTVIDRIVAIKILPPEISQDEVFQQRFRREAHAATRLSSPHVIPIHTHGEINGHLFVDMRLIEGRDLQTILEAGPPLQPARAVHIIEQVAKALHAAHKVGLVHRDVKPSNILVDEDDFAYLIDFGIARATGELALTTAGGVIGTFHYMAPERFSTGQVDARSDIYALACVLYECLTAQHPFPGDSMERQLTAHLMSPPPQPSITNPAVPAGLDMVIAKGMAKNPAERYGTAVDLARAARDALAAPAAHPRGSFRAPPATVRQTPRPQRARMISVPGRKPSAGRLPAVTQPPPRPWWRRKGVVISAAALLAVAVTVGLVTMRHPRQESPQSDQTTLPFTGLSNPDGVTVDNGGTVYVADTLNNRILSLPAGSTAPAVLPFNGLKNPTGVTADNSGTVYVTDSGNKRVVVLPAGSTSQTELPFSDLGNPTGVTVDSSRTVYVTDTTKNRVVALPAGSNRQSELPFAGLNNPTGVVVNGSGTVYVADGGNDRVLALPQGSTMQTVLPFDGLSEPGGVTVDGQGAVYVTDSANNRALKLPVGSTTQVKLPFVGLDYPWGLAVDNIGTVYVAGHNNEVVTLRQTSH, from the coding sequence TTGCAGGGAACTTCGTTCGGGAAGTACCGGCTGATCGAGTTGCTCGGCCGCGGCGGCATGGGCGAGGTGTGGCGTGCCTACGACACCGTGATCGACCGGATCGTCGCGATCAAGATCTTGCCTCCCGAGATCTCCCAGGACGAGGTTTTCCAGCAACGGTTCCGCCGCGAAGCTCACGCAGCCACCCGGCTAAGCAGCCCGCACGTCATACCGATTCACACCCACGGCGAGATAAACGGGCACTTGTTCGTCGACATGCGGCTGATCGAGGGCCGCGACCTGCAAACCATTCTCGAGGCCGGGCCACCGCTGCAACCAGCCAGGGCGGTGCACATCATCGAGCAGGTGGCCAAGGCGCTGCATGCCGCGCACAAGGTGGGCTTGGTGCACCGTGACGTCAAGCCTTCGAATATTTTGGTCGACGAAGACGACTTCGCGTACTTGATCGATTTCGGAATCGCCCGTGCCACTGGCGAATTGGCGTTGACTACGGCCGGAGGTGTGATCGGCACCTTTCACTACATGGCCCCGGAACGGTTTAGCACCGGCCAAGTCGACGCTCGCTCGGATATCTATGCGTTGGCCTGTGTGTTATACGAGTGCCTGACTGCGCAGCATCCGTTCCCCGGTGACAGCATGGAGCGACAGCTCACCGCGCACCTGATGAGCCCTCCGCCGCAGCCGTCGATCACCAACCCCGCGGTGCCGGCGGGCTTGGACATGGTCATTGCCAAGGGCATGGCCAAAAATCCCGCCGAACGCTACGGGACCGCTGTGGATCTGGCGCGCGCGGCCCGCGACGCCCTGGCCGCACCGGCTGCACACCCCCGCGGGTCTTTTCGTGCCCCGCCGGCAACCGTCCGCCAGACGCCGCGACCGCAGCGGGCGAGAATGATCTCGGTTCCGGGGCGAAAGCCCTCGGCTGGGCGGCTGCCCGCGGTGACGCAGCCGCCGCCGCGGCCGTGGTGGCGCCGGAAGGGCGTCGTGATCTCGGCCGCCGCCCTGCTCGCCGTCGCGGTGACTGTCGGTCTGGTCACCATGCGTCATCCGCGTCAAGAATCCCCCCAATCCGACCAAACGACACTGCCTTTCACCGGCCTGAGCAATCCCGATGGTGTGACGGTGGATAACGGCGGCACGGTGTATGTGGCCGACACGTTGAACAATCGGATCCTGTCACTGCCCGCGGGTTCAACCGCGCCCGCGGTGCTGCCGTTCAACGGCCTGAAAAATCCGACCGGGGTGACCGCCGACAACAGCGGCACCGTCTACGTCACCGACTCCGGCAACAAGCGGGTGGTGGTACTTCCGGCGGGTTCCACGTCGCAAACCGAGCTACCGTTTAGCGACCTGGGCAATCCGACCGGTGTCACGGTGGACAGCAGCCGCACGGTCTACGTCACCGATACCACTAAAAACCGCGTGGTGGCCCTCCCGGCCGGGTCCAACAGGCAAAGCGAGCTGCCGTTCGCCGGCCTCAACAATCCGACCGGCGTAGTGGTGAACGGCAGCGGAACCGTTTACGTGGCCGATGGCGGCAACGATCGTGTCCTGGCGTTGCCGCAGGGTTCCACCATGCAAACCGTGCTGCCGTTCGACGGTCTCAGCGAACCCGGCGGTGTGACGGTGGACGGCCAGGGCGCGGTGTATGTCACCGACAGCGCCAACAATCGTGCGCTCAAACTCCCGGTCGGGTCGACCACACAAGTCAAACTGCCCTTCGTCGGCCTGGACTACCCGTGGGGGTTGGCGGTCGACAACATCGGCACCGTCTACGTCGCCGGGCACAACAACGAGGTGGTGACGCTGCGGCAAACGTCGCATTAA